The Parambassis ranga chromosome 1, fParRan2.1, whole genome shotgun sequence genome includes a region encoding these proteins:
- the LOC114433471 gene encoding oxysterol-binding protein 1-like isoform X3 gives MSEPKPPTPTPGDTYKGWLFKWTNYIKGYQRRWFVLSNGLLSYYRTQAEMGHTCRGTINLATANIAVEDSCNFVISNGGAQTYHLKASSEVERQRWITALELAKAKAVRMQAESDDSGDDCPAVPPASGQGGGCRNSEIQSTLRTLNSKVEDLSTCNDLIVKHGSALQRSLSELEAIRVGGEMGEKIRQVTERATLFRITSNAMINACRDFLSLAQNHSKRWQKALQTERDQRIRLEETLEQLAKQHNHLERAFRGATVLPPSLSNLTLGTKGGVSGKGDASDEDDDNEFFDAMEDPAEFITVPADPKYHRRSGSNVSGFSSETGMDDQSFDELSLASNPESPQPLELEPVRQRRTRIPDKPNYYLNLWSIMKNCIGKELSKIPMPVNFNEPLSMLQRLSEDLEYYELLDKAAKCQNSLEQMCYVAAFTVSSYSTTVHRTGKPFNPLLGETFELDRLRECGYRSLCEQVSHHPPAAAHHAMSEKGWTLRQEIALASKFRGKYLSIMPLGSIQCIFDKSNNHYSWKKVTTTVHNIIVGKLWIDQSGEIDVVNHKTGDRCHLKFAPYSYFSRDVPRKVTGVVTDKDGKAHYVLSGTWDEKMEFSKIMQSSKGENGTEGKQRTVYQTLKPKEIWRKNPLPEGAENMYFFSSLALTLNEHEEGVAPTDSRRRPDQRLMEEGRWDEANAEKQRLEEKQRIARREREREAVKAASSPEEAITEDSINDSPLKTDAQETGTEASEVSETDTEDSSPHTPVASPHGSLFPYLMEGKEGPYGAPVKSTHPDNYQALWFEKIDDTVSGEALHVYKGGYWEAKEQGSWDMCADIF, from the exons ATGTCGGAGCCTAAGCCCCCTACCCCAACCCCTGGAGACACATACAAGGGTTGGCTTTTTAAATGGACAAACTATATAAAAGGTTACCAGAGACGGTGGTTTGTTCTCAGTAATGGACTGCTGTCTTACTACAG GACCCAGGCAGAGATGGGTCACACATGCCGTGGCACTATCAATCTGGCTACAGCCAATATTGCTGTGGAAGACTCGTGCAATTTTGTCATTTCCAACGGAGGTGCACAGACCTATCACCTGAAGGCTAGCTCAGAGGTAGAGCGCCAGCGATGGATCACTGCTCTGGAACTAGCTAAGGCAAAGGCTGTCCGCATGCAGGCTGAATCAG ATGACTCGGGTGACGACTGTCCTGCAGTCCCCCCTGCTTCAGGACAGGGTGGAGGCTGTCGTAACTCAGAAATCCAGTCTACGTTACGTACACTCAACAGCAAGGTGGAGGACCTGAGCACATGCAATGATCTCATTGTCAAACATGGGTCTGCCCTCCAAAG GTCTCTGTCAGAACTGGAGGCGATTCGTGTTGGAGGTGAGATGGGGGAAAAGATCAGACAAGTCACAGAGAGGGCCACGCTGTTCAGAATCACCTCTAATGCCATGATTaat gcctGTAGAGACTTCCTCTCCCTGGCCCAGAACCACAGTAAGCGCTGGCAGAAGGCCTTACAGACTGAGAGAGACCAGAGGATACGTCTGGAAGAGACTCTGGAGCAGTTAGCCAAACAGCACAACCACCTGGAAAGAGCTTTTAGAGGAGCTACAGTTCTCCCTCCATCATTAAGCAATCTCACTTTAGGTACCAAGG GGGGTGTTTCAGGTAAAGGTGATGCCAGCGATGAAGATGATGACAATGAGTTCTTTGATGCTATGGAAGACCCTGCAGAGTTCATTACTGTCCCTGCTGACCCCAAGTATCACAG GAGATCTGGCAGCAACGTCAGTGGGTTCAGCAGTGAGACTGGAATGGACGATCAGTCG TTTGATGAGCTGTCTTTGGCGTCCAATCCAGAGTCTCCACAACCTCTTGAGCTTGAGCCAGTTAGACAAAGACGAACTCGCATCCCTGACAAACCCAACTATTACCTCAATCTGTGGAGCATCATGAAGAACTGTATTGGGAAGGAGCTCTCAAAGATACCGATGCCT GTGAATTTCAATGAGCCCCTTTCCATGCTGCAGCGCCTGTCTGAAGACCTGGAGTACTATGAGCTCCTGGATAAGGCTGCTAAGTGTCAGAACTCTCTAGAGCAGATGTGTTACGTGGCAGCTTTCACAGTCTCATCCTACTCCACCACTGTCCACCGCACAGGGAAACCCTTCAATCCTCTGCTGGGAGAAACTTTTGAGCTTGATCGGCTCAGAGAGTGTGGTTATCGCTCGCTTTGTGAAcag GTGAGTCACCACccgcctgctgcagctcaccatgCCATGTCTGAAAAGGGCTGGACCCTCAGACAGGAGATTGCACTGGCCAGCAAGTTTAGAGGAAAATATCTCTCCATCATGCCCTTGG GATCTATCCAGTGTATATTTGATAAGAGCAACAATCATTACTCTTGGAAGAAAGTGACAACAACAGTACACAACATTATTGTTGGGAAACTATGGATCGATCAG TCAGGGGAGATAGATGTGGTGAACCACAAGACAGGGGATCGCTGCCACCTTAAGTTCGCTCCTTACAGTTACTTCTCCAGAGATGTCCCAAGAAAG GTAACTGGAGTGGTAACAGATAAGGATGGAAAGGCCCACTACGTGCTGTCAGGAACATGGGATGAGAAGATGGAGTTTTCTAAGATAATGCAGAGCAGCAAAGGCGAGAATGGCACTGAAGGCAAACAGAGGACTGTGTACCAAACTCTAAAACCCAAAGAAATCTGGAGAAAGAACCCTCTTCC agagggagcagagaacATGTACTTCTTCTCCTCACTGGCCTTGACACTCAATGAACATGAAGAGGGAGTGGCACCAACAGACAGCCGGCGGCGCCCTGACCAGCGGTTAATGGAAGAAGGCCGTTGGGATGAAGCAAACGCAGAGAAACAGAGGCTAGAGGAAAAACAGCGCATTGCCCGTCGAGAAAGGGAGAGGGAAGCTGTTAAAGCAGCTAGCTCACCCGAGGAAG CTATCACTGAGGATTCAATCAATGACTCGCCTTTAAAAA CTGATGCACAAGAGACTGGCACGGAAGCAAGTGAGGTTTCTGAAA CTGACACAGAGGACTCCTCCCCTCATACACCTGTTGCAT ccCCCCATGGGTCACTCTTCCCTTATTTAA TGGAAGGGAAGGAAGGTCCTTATGGAGCTCCAGTCAAAA GCACCCATCCAGACAACTACCAAGCACTGTGGTTTGAGAAGATAGACGACACCGTATCTGGAGAGGCACTGCACGTCTACAAAGGGGGTTACTGGGAGGCAAAGGAACAAGGGAGCTGGGACATGTGTGCTGACATCTTCTGA
- the LOC114433471 gene encoding oxysterol-binding protein 1-like isoform X9: MSEPKPPTPTPGDTYKGWLFKWTNYIKGYQRRWFVLSNGLLSYYRTQAEMGHTCRGTINLATANIAVEDSCNFVISNGGAQTYHLKASSEVERQRWITALELAKAKAVRMQAESDDSGDDCPAVPPASGQGGGCRNSEIQSTLRTLNSKVEDLSTCNDLIVKHGSALQRSLSELEAIRVGGEMGEKIRQVTERATLFRITSNAMINACRDFLSLAQNHSKRWQKALQTERDQRIRLEETLEQLAKQHNHLERAFRGATVLPPSLSNLTLGTKGGVSGKGDASDEDDDNEFFDAMEDPAEFITVPADPKYHRRSGSNVSGFSSETGMDDQSFDELSLASNPESPQPLELEPVRQRRTRIPDKPNYYLNLWSIMKNCIGKELSKIPMPVNFNEPLSMLQRLSEDLEYYELLDKAAKCQNSLEQMCYVAAFTVSSYSTTVHRTGKPFNPLLGETFELDRLRECGYRSLCEQVSHHPPAAAHHAMSEKGWTLRQEIALASKFRGKYLSIMPLGSIQCIFDKSNNHYSWKKVTTTVHNIIVGKLWIDQSGEIDVVNHKTGDRCHLKFAPYSYFSRDVPRKVTGVVTDKDGKAHYVLSGTWDEKMEFSKIMQSSKGENGTEGKQRTVYQTLKPKEIWRKNPLPEGAENMYFFSSLALTLNEHEEGVAPTDSRRRPDQRLMEEGRWDEANAEKQRLEEKQRIARREREREAVKAASSPEEGTHPDNYQALWFEKIDDTVSGEALHVYKGGYWEAKEQGSWDMCADIF, translated from the exons ATGTCGGAGCCTAAGCCCCCTACCCCAACCCCTGGAGACACATACAAGGGTTGGCTTTTTAAATGGACAAACTATATAAAAGGTTACCAGAGACGGTGGTTTGTTCTCAGTAATGGACTGCTGTCTTACTACAG GACCCAGGCAGAGATGGGTCACACATGCCGTGGCACTATCAATCTGGCTACAGCCAATATTGCTGTGGAAGACTCGTGCAATTTTGTCATTTCCAACGGAGGTGCACAGACCTATCACCTGAAGGCTAGCTCAGAGGTAGAGCGCCAGCGATGGATCACTGCTCTGGAACTAGCTAAGGCAAAGGCTGTCCGCATGCAGGCTGAATCAG ATGACTCGGGTGACGACTGTCCTGCAGTCCCCCCTGCTTCAGGACAGGGTGGAGGCTGTCGTAACTCAGAAATCCAGTCTACGTTACGTACACTCAACAGCAAGGTGGAGGACCTGAGCACATGCAATGATCTCATTGTCAAACATGGGTCTGCCCTCCAAAG GTCTCTGTCAGAACTGGAGGCGATTCGTGTTGGAGGTGAGATGGGGGAAAAGATCAGACAAGTCACAGAGAGGGCCACGCTGTTCAGAATCACCTCTAATGCCATGATTaat gcctGTAGAGACTTCCTCTCCCTGGCCCAGAACCACAGTAAGCGCTGGCAGAAGGCCTTACAGACTGAGAGAGACCAGAGGATACGTCTGGAAGAGACTCTGGAGCAGTTAGCCAAACAGCACAACCACCTGGAAAGAGCTTTTAGAGGAGCTACAGTTCTCCCTCCATCATTAAGCAATCTCACTTTAGGTACCAAGG GGGGTGTTTCAGGTAAAGGTGATGCCAGCGATGAAGATGATGACAATGAGTTCTTTGATGCTATGGAAGACCCTGCAGAGTTCATTACTGTCCCTGCTGACCCCAAGTATCACAG GAGATCTGGCAGCAACGTCAGTGGGTTCAGCAGTGAGACTGGAATGGACGATCAGTCG TTTGATGAGCTGTCTTTGGCGTCCAATCCAGAGTCTCCACAACCTCTTGAGCTTGAGCCAGTTAGACAAAGACGAACTCGCATCCCTGACAAACCCAACTATTACCTCAATCTGTGGAGCATCATGAAGAACTGTATTGGGAAGGAGCTCTCAAAGATACCGATGCCT GTGAATTTCAATGAGCCCCTTTCCATGCTGCAGCGCCTGTCTGAAGACCTGGAGTACTATGAGCTCCTGGATAAGGCTGCTAAGTGTCAGAACTCTCTAGAGCAGATGTGTTACGTGGCAGCTTTCACAGTCTCATCCTACTCCACCACTGTCCACCGCACAGGGAAACCCTTCAATCCTCTGCTGGGAGAAACTTTTGAGCTTGATCGGCTCAGAGAGTGTGGTTATCGCTCGCTTTGTGAAcag GTGAGTCACCACccgcctgctgcagctcaccatgCCATGTCTGAAAAGGGCTGGACCCTCAGACAGGAGATTGCACTGGCCAGCAAGTTTAGAGGAAAATATCTCTCCATCATGCCCTTGG GATCTATCCAGTGTATATTTGATAAGAGCAACAATCATTACTCTTGGAAGAAAGTGACAACAACAGTACACAACATTATTGTTGGGAAACTATGGATCGATCAG TCAGGGGAGATAGATGTGGTGAACCACAAGACAGGGGATCGCTGCCACCTTAAGTTCGCTCCTTACAGTTACTTCTCCAGAGATGTCCCAAGAAAG GTAACTGGAGTGGTAACAGATAAGGATGGAAAGGCCCACTACGTGCTGTCAGGAACATGGGATGAGAAGATGGAGTTTTCTAAGATAATGCAGAGCAGCAAAGGCGAGAATGGCACTGAAGGCAAACAGAGGACTGTGTACCAAACTCTAAAACCCAAAGAAATCTGGAGAAAGAACCCTCTTCC agagggagcagagaacATGTACTTCTTCTCCTCACTGGCCTTGACACTCAATGAACATGAAGAGGGAGTGGCACCAACAGACAGCCGGCGGCGCCCTGACCAGCGGTTAATGGAAGAAGGCCGTTGGGATGAAGCAAACGCAGAGAAACAGAGGCTAGAGGAAAAACAGCGCATTGCCCGTCGAGAAAGGGAGAGGGAAGCTGTTAAAGCAGCTAGCTCACCCGAGGAAG GCACCCATCCAGACAACTACCAAGCACTGTGGTTTGAGAAGATAGACGACACCGTATCTGGAGAGGCACTGCACGTCTACAAAGGGGGTTACTGGGAGGCAAAGGAACAAGGGAGCTGGGACATGTGTGCTGACATCTTCTGA
- the LOC114433471 gene encoding oxysterol-binding protein 1-like isoform X6: MSEPKPPTPTPGDTYKGWLFKWTNYIKGYQRRWFVLSNGLLSYYRTQAEMGHTCRGTINLATANIAVEDSCNFVISNGGAQTYHLKASSEVERQRWITALELAKAKAVRMQAESDDSGDDCPAVPPASGQGGGCRNSEIQSTLRTLNSKVEDLSTCNDLIVKHGSALQRSLSELEAIRVGGEMGEKIRQVTERATLFRITSNAMINACRDFLSLAQNHSKRWQKALQTERDQRIRLEETLEQLAKQHNHLERAFRGATVLPPSLSNLTLGTKGGVSGKGDASDEDDDNEFFDAMEDPAEFITVPADPKYHRRSGSNVSGFSSETGMDDQSFDELSLASNPESPQPLELEPVRQRRTRIPDKPNYYLNLWSIMKNCIGKELSKIPMPVNFNEPLSMLQRLSEDLEYYELLDKAAKCQNSLEQMCYVAAFTVSSYSTTVHRTGKPFNPLLGETFELDRLRECGYRSLCEQVSHHPPAAAHHAMSEKGWTLRQEIALASKFRGKYLSIMPLGSIQCIFDKSNNHYSWKKVTTTVHNIIVGKLWIDQSGEIDVVNHKTGDRCHLKFAPYSYFSRDVPRKVTGVVTDKDGKAHYVLSGTWDEKMEFSKIMQSSKGENGTEGKQRTVYQTLKPKEIWRKNPLPEGAENMYFFSSLALTLNEHEEGVAPTDSRRRPDQRLMEEGRWDEANAEKQRLEEKQRIARREREREAVKAASSPEEADAQETGTEASEVSETDTEDSSPHTPVACTHPDNYQALWFEKIDDTVSGEALHVYKGGYWEAKEQGSWDMCADIF, translated from the exons ATGTCGGAGCCTAAGCCCCCTACCCCAACCCCTGGAGACACATACAAGGGTTGGCTTTTTAAATGGACAAACTATATAAAAGGTTACCAGAGACGGTGGTTTGTTCTCAGTAATGGACTGCTGTCTTACTACAG GACCCAGGCAGAGATGGGTCACACATGCCGTGGCACTATCAATCTGGCTACAGCCAATATTGCTGTGGAAGACTCGTGCAATTTTGTCATTTCCAACGGAGGTGCACAGACCTATCACCTGAAGGCTAGCTCAGAGGTAGAGCGCCAGCGATGGATCACTGCTCTGGAACTAGCTAAGGCAAAGGCTGTCCGCATGCAGGCTGAATCAG ATGACTCGGGTGACGACTGTCCTGCAGTCCCCCCTGCTTCAGGACAGGGTGGAGGCTGTCGTAACTCAGAAATCCAGTCTACGTTACGTACACTCAACAGCAAGGTGGAGGACCTGAGCACATGCAATGATCTCATTGTCAAACATGGGTCTGCCCTCCAAAG GTCTCTGTCAGAACTGGAGGCGATTCGTGTTGGAGGTGAGATGGGGGAAAAGATCAGACAAGTCACAGAGAGGGCCACGCTGTTCAGAATCACCTCTAATGCCATGATTaat gcctGTAGAGACTTCCTCTCCCTGGCCCAGAACCACAGTAAGCGCTGGCAGAAGGCCTTACAGACTGAGAGAGACCAGAGGATACGTCTGGAAGAGACTCTGGAGCAGTTAGCCAAACAGCACAACCACCTGGAAAGAGCTTTTAGAGGAGCTACAGTTCTCCCTCCATCATTAAGCAATCTCACTTTAGGTACCAAGG GGGGTGTTTCAGGTAAAGGTGATGCCAGCGATGAAGATGATGACAATGAGTTCTTTGATGCTATGGAAGACCCTGCAGAGTTCATTACTGTCCCTGCTGACCCCAAGTATCACAG GAGATCTGGCAGCAACGTCAGTGGGTTCAGCAGTGAGACTGGAATGGACGATCAGTCG TTTGATGAGCTGTCTTTGGCGTCCAATCCAGAGTCTCCACAACCTCTTGAGCTTGAGCCAGTTAGACAAAGACGAACTCGCATCCCTGACAAACCCAACTATTACCTCAATCTGTGGAGCATCATGAAGAACTGTATTGGGAAGGAGCTCTCAAAGATACCGATGCCT GTGAATTTCAATGAGCCCCTTTCCATGCTGCAGCGCCTGTCTGAAGACCTGGAGTACTATGAGCTCCTGGATAAGGCTGCTAAGTGTCAGAACTCTCTAGAGCAGATGTGTTACGTGGCAGCTTTCACAGTCTCATCCTACTCCACCACTGTCCACCGCACAGGGAAACCCTTCAATCCTCTGCTGGGAGAAACTTTTGAGCTTGATCGGCTCAGAGAGTGTGGTTATCGCTCGCTTTGTGAAcag GTGAGTCACCACccgcctgctgcagctcaccatgCCATGTCTGAAAAGGGCTGGACCCTCAGACAGGAGATTGCACTGGCCAGCAAGTTTAGAGGAAAATATCTCTCCATCATGCCCTTGG GATCTATCCAGTGTATATTTGATAAGAGCAACAATCATTACTCTTGGAAGAAAGTGACAACAACAGTACACAACATTATTGTTGGGAAACTATGGATCGATCAG TCAGGGGAGATAGATGTGGTGAACCACAAGACAGGGGATCGCTGCCACCTTAAGTTCGCTCCTTACAGTTACTTCTCCAGAGATGTCCCAAGAAAG GTAACTGGAGTGGTAACAGATAAGGATGGAAAGGCCCACTACGTGCTGTCAGGAACATGGGATGAGAAGATGGAGTTTTCTAAGATAATGCAGAGCAGCAAAGGCGAGAATGGCACTGAAGGCAAACAGAGGACTGTGTACCAAACTCTAAAACCCAAAGAAATCTGGAGAAAGAACCCTCTTCC agagggagcagagaacATGTACTTCTTCTCCTCACTGGCCTTGACACTCAATGAACATGAAGAGGGAGTGGCACCAACAGACAGCCGGCGGCGCCCTGACCAGCGGTTAATGGAAGAAGGCCGTTGGGATGAAGCAAACGCAGAGAAACAGAGGCTAGAGGAAAAACAGCGCATTGCCCGTCGAGAAAGGGAGAGGGAAGCTGTTAAAGCAGCTAGCTCACCCGAGGAAG CTGATGCACAAGAGACTGGCACGGAAGCAAGTGAGGTTTCTGAAA CTGACACAGAGGACTCCTCCCCTCATACACCTGTTGCAT GCACCCATCCAGACAACTACCAAGCACTGTGGTTTGAGAAGATAGACGACACCGTATCTGGAGAGGCACTGCACGTCTACAAAGGGGGTTACTGGGAGGCAAAGGAACAAGGGAGCTGGGACATGTGTGCTGACATCTTCTGA
- the LOC114433471 gene encoding oxysterol-binding protein 1-like isoform X4, which yields MSEPKPPTPTPGDTYKGWLFKWTNYIKGYQRRWFVLSNGLLSYYRTQAEMGHTCRGTINLATANIAVEDSCNFVISNGGAQTYHLKASSEVERQRWITALELAKAKAVRMQAESDDSGDDCPAVPPASGQGGGCRNSEIQSTLRTLNSKVEDLSTCNDLIVKHGSALQRSLSELEAIRVGGEMGEKIRQVTERATLFRITSNAMINACRDFLSLAQNHSKRWQKALQTERDQRIRLEETLEQLAKQHNHLERAFRGATVLPPSLSNLTLGTKGGVSGKGDASDEDDDNEFFDAMEDPAEFITVPADPKYHRRSGSNVSGFSSETGMDDQSFDELSLASNPESPQPLELEPVRQRRTRIPDKPNYYLNLWSIMKNCIGKELSKIPMPVNFNEPLSMLQRLSEDLEYYELLDKAAKCQNSLEQMCYVAAFTVSSYSTTVHRTGKPFNPLLGETFELDRLRECGYRSLCEQVSHHPPAAAHHAMSEKGWTLRQEIALASKFRGKYLSIMPLGSIQCIFDKSNNHYSWKKVTTTVHNIIVGKLWIDQSGEIDVVNHKTGDRCHLKFAPYSYFSRDVPRKVTGVVTDKDGKAHYVLSGTWDEKMEFSKIMQSSKGENGTEGKQRTVYQTLKPKEIWRKNPLPEGAENMYFFSSLALTLNEHEEGVAPTDSRRRPDQRLMEEGRWDEANAEKQRLEEKQRIARREREREAVKAASSPEEADAQETGTEASEVSETDTEDSSPHTPVASPHGSLFPYLMEGKEGPYGAPVKSTHPDNYQALWFEKIDDTVSGEALHVYKGGYWEAKEQGSWDMCADIF from the exons ATGTCGGAGCCTAAGCCCCCTACCCCAACCCCTGGAGACACATACAAGGGTTGGCTTTTTAAATGGACAAACTATATAAAAGGTTACCAGAGACGGTGGTTTGTTCTCAGTAATGGACTGCTGTCTTACTACAG GACCCAGGCAGAGATGGGTCACACATGCCGTGGCACTATCAATCTGGCTACAGCCAATATTGCTGTGGAAGACTCGTGCAATTTTGTCATTTCCAACGGAGGTGCACAGACCTATCACCTGAAGGCTAGCTCAGAGGTAGAGCGCCAGCGATGGATCACTGCTCTGGAACTAGCTAAGGCAAAGGCTGTCCGCATGCAGGCTGAATCAG ATGACTCGGGTGACGACTGTCCTGCAGTCCCCCCTGCTTCAGGACAGGGTGGAGGCTGTCGTAACTCAGAAATCCAGTCTACGTTACGTACACTCAACAGCAAGGTGGAGGACCTGAGCACATGCAATGATCTCATTGTCAAACATGGGTCTGCCCTCCAAAG GTCTCTGTCAGAACTGGAGGCGATTCGTGTTGGAGGTGAGATGGGGGAAAAGATCAGACAAGTCACAGAGAGGGCCACGCTGTTCAGAATCACCTCTAATGCCATGATTaat gcctGTAGAGACTTCCTCTCCCTGGCCCAGAACCACAGTAAGCGCTGGCAGAAGGCCTTACAGACTGAGAGAGACCAGAGGATACGTCTGGAAGAGACTCTGGAGCAGTTAGCCAAACAGCACAACCACCTGGAAAGAGCTTTTAGAGGAGCTACAGTTCTCCCTCCATCATTAAGCAATCTCACTTTAGGTACCAAGG GGGGTGTTTCAGGTAAAGGTGATGCCAGCGATGAAGATGATGACAATGAGTTCTTTGATGCTATGGAAGACCCTGCAGAGTTCATTACTGTCCCTGCTGACCCCAAGTATCACAG GAGATCTGGCAGCAACGTCAGTGGGTTCAGCAGTGAGACTGGAATGGACGATCAGTCG TTTGATGAGCTGTCTTTGGCGTCCAATCCAGAGTCTCCACAACCTCTTGAGCTTGAGCCAGTTAGACAAAGACGAACTCGCATCCCTGACAAACCCAACTATTACCTCAATCTGTGGAGCATCATGAAGAACTGTATTGGGAAGGAGCTCTCAAAGATACCGATGCCT GTGAATTTCAATGAGCCCCTTTCCATGCTGCAGCGCCTGTCTGAAGACCTGGAGTACTATGAGCTCCTGGATAAGGCTGCTAAGTGTCAGAACTCTCTAGAGCAGATGTGTTACGTGGCAGCTTTCACAGTCTCATCCTACTCCACCACTGTCCACCGCACAGGGAAACCCTTCAATCCTCTGCTGGGAGAAACTTTTGAGCTTGATCGGCTCAGAGAGTGTGGTTATCGCTCGCTTTGTGAAcag GTGAGTCACCACccgcctgctgcagctcaccatgCCATGTCTGAAAAGGGCTGGACCCTCAGACAGGAGATTGCACTGGCCAGCAAGTTTAGAGGAAAATATCTCTCCATCATGCCCTTGG GATCTATCCAGTGTATATTTGATAAGAGCAACAATCATTACTCTTGGAAGAAAGTGACAACAACAGTACACAACATTATTGTTGGGAAACTATGGATCGATCAG TCAGGGGAGATAGATGTGGTGAACCACAAGACAGGGGATCGCTGCCACCTTAAGTTCGCTCCTTACAGTTACTTCTCCAGAGATGTCCCAAGAAAG GTAACTGGAGTGGTAACAGATAAGGATGGAAAGGCCCACTACGTGCTGTCAGGAACATGGGATGAGAAGATGGAGTTTTCTAAGATAATGCAGAGCAGCAAAGGCGAGAATGGCACTGAAGGCAAACAGAGGACTGTGTACCAAACTCTAAAACCCAAAGAAATCTGGAGAAAGAACCCTCTTCC agagggagcagagaacATGTACTTCTTCTCCTCACTGGCCTTGACACTCAATGAACATGAAGAGGGAGTGGCACCAACAGACAGCCGGCGGCGCCCTGACCAGCGGTTAATGGAAGAAGGCCGTTGGGATGAAGCAAACGCAGAGAAACAGAGGCTAGAGGAAAAACAGCGCATTGCCCGTCGAGAAAGGGAGAGGGAAGCTGTTAAAGCAGCTAGCTCACCCGAGGAAG CTGATGCACAAGAGACTGGCACGGAAGCAAGTGAGGTTTCTGAAA CTGACACAGAGGACTCCTCCCCTCATACACCTGTTGCAT ccCCCCATGGGTCACTCTTCCCTTATTTAA TGGAAGGGAAGGAAGGTCCTTATGGAGCTCCAGTCAAAA GCACCCATCCAGACAACTACCAAGCACTGTGGTTTGAGAAGATAGACGACACCGTATCTGGAGAGGCACTGCACGTCTACAAAGGGGGTTACTGGGAGGCAAAGGAACAAGGGAGCTGGGACATGTGTGCTGACATCTTCTGA